A genomic window from Pseudomonas argentinensis includes:
- the kdgD gene encoding 5-dehydro-4-deoxyglucarate dehydratase produces the protein MTPQELKTVLSSGLLSFPLTDFDAAGEFNPAGYVRRLEWLAPYGATALFAAGGTGEFFSLAADEYSSVIKTAVDTCAGSVPILAGVGGSTRQAIQYAQEAERLGAKGLLLLPHYLTEASQEGVAAHVEQVCKSVKIGVVVYNRNVCRLTAPLLEQLAERCPNLIGYKDGLGDIELMVSIRRRLGERLTYLGGLPTAEVYAAAYKALGVPVYSSAVFNFIPKTAMDFYHAIAREDHATVGKIIDDFFLPYLDIRNRKSGYAVSIVKAGAKIAGFDAGPVRAPLTELLPDEYQKLAALIDAQGAQ, from the coding sequence ATGACTCCACAAGAACTAAAAACCGTCCTCTCCTCCGGCCTGCTGTCCTTCCCGCTGACCGACTTCGATGCGGCGGGTGAATTCAACCCGGCCGGTTATGTCCGTCGCCTGGAGTGGCTGGCCCCTTACGGCGCCACGGCACTGTTCGCCGCGGGCGGCACCGGTGAGTTCTTCTCCCTGGCCGCTGACGAGTACTCGTCGGTGATCAAGACCGCCGTCGACACCTGCGCGGGCAGCGTACCGATTCTCGCCGGCGTCGGCGGCTCGACCCGCCAGGCCATCCAGTACGCACAGGAAGCCGAGCGCCTGGGCGCCAAGGGCCTGCTGTTGCTGCCGCACTACCTGACCGAAGCCTCCCAGGAGGGCGTGGCCGCTCACGTCGAGCAGGTCTGCAAATCGGTGAAGATCGGTGTGGTGGTCTACAACCGCAACGTCTGCCGCCTGACCGCGCCACTGCTGGAGCAACTGGCCGAGCGTTGCCCGAACCTGATCGGCTACAAGGACGGCCTGGGCGATATCGAGCTGATGGTGTCGATCCGTCGCCGTCTGGGCGAGCGCCTGACCTACCTGGGCGGCCTGCCGACCGCTGAAGTCTACGCTGCTGCCTACAAGGCCCTGGGCGTGCCGGTCTATTCCTCGGCGGTGTTCAACTTCATCCCGAAAACCGCGATGGACTTCTACCATGCCATTGCCCGTGAAGATCACGCCACCGTCGGCAAGATCATCGACGACTTCTTTCTGCCGTACCTGGATATCCGTAACCGTAAATCCGGTTATGCGGTGAGCATCGTCAAGGCGGGCGCCAAGATCGCCGGTTTCGACGCCGGCCCGGTTCGCGCCCCGCTGACCGAGCTGCTGCCAGACGAATACCAGAAGCTGGCGGCGCTGATCGACGCCCAGGGCGCGCAATAA